One Gloeothece verrucosa PCC 7822 DNA window includes the following coding sequences:
- a CDS encoding CHAT domain-containing protein, which translates to MSNKATPCLSLAVARLIQAGPDNFAIWVLQSPLPGGYVHYDCIWTETLTRQWLTWQEMFSLQYEPHIPVFHTAELPNQSSIVFSNTEEGGYGGQQMQQLGISLWQWLFDGPIRQSLAQSRGVAFGKNQSLRVRLDIRDPNLIPLPWEIMQPEIGTQAISLSPQILFSRTTTNVEPLAPQLNQESLNILLVLGEELNTPTLSAGTGLTPSYLSTQPEITLNSSSPRLELEEEANALIKVIAQSSQVNGLNSGVTSVTVKVETLIQPTPAQLTEALDNGNYNVFFYAGHGMPGLDGGLLFLRANAVMNGTELAQALVRNRITLALFNACWGAQPAQQGQRAIERSSLAEVLIHHGVPAVLGMRDAIADQEALSFIQAFTKALTQRMSIDQAVRVARQQLLTVYKFNQPAWTLPILYMHPEFDGKLLIKIDEGITELPVTQIDLTQETFPIAYLRLLNRKERVNQIYGGLMRVGRHQENDLVIKERWVSQRHAEIICRELNSGSGHQYTYYLRDFSRFGTFIYDLNSWQRVHHQEIPLSSGVQLKFGSLNGQIFEFIIESFSYSEPPKVDE; encoded by the coding sequence ATGTCTAACAAAGCAACCCCCTGTCTCAGCCTTGCAGTCGCTCGTTTAATCCAGGCAGGACCCGACAATTTTGCTATTTGGGTTCTACAATCTCCATTACCAGGAGGCTACGTTCATTATGATTGTATTTGGACTGAAACCTTAACTCGTCAGTGGTTAACTTGGCAGGAAATGTTTTCACTGCAATACGAGCCTCATATTCCGGTATTTCATACGGCTGAACTCCCGAATCAATCCTCGATTGTTTTTTCCAATACTGAAGAAGGAGGTTATGGGGGTCAACAGATGCAACAGTTAGGGATTAGTCTTTGGCAATGGCTATTTGATGGGCCAATTCGTCAAAGTCTCGCTCAAAGCCGGGGAGTGGCCTTTGGCAAAAATCAGTCGTTGCGAGTACGTTTAGACATTCGAGACCCGAATTTGATTCCTCTACCTTGGGAAATCATGCAACCGGAAATAGGAACTCAGGCGATTTCCTTGAGTCCTCAAATCCTCTTTAGTCGAACGACAACCAATGTAGAACCTTTAGCACCTCAATTGAATCAGGAGAGTTTAAATATCCTGTTGGTATTAGGAGAAGAACTCAATACACCGACTTTATCGGCAGGAACCGGACTTACCCCCTCTTATCTTTCTACGCAACCCGAGATTACCCTCAACAGCAGTTCTCCTCGTTTAGAGTTAGAAGAAGAAGCCAACGCGCTGATAAAAGTTATCGCCCAAAGCTCTCAAGTTAATGGTTTAAATTCTGGTGTAACTTCAGTGACGGTTAAAGTTGAGACGCTAATACAACCAACACCGGCTCAACTAACTGAAGCTTTAGATAACGGAAATTATAATGTATTTTTTTATGCGGGTCACGGAATGCCCGGACTTGATGGCGGCTTATTATTTTTACGCGCTAATGCGGTGATGAATGGGACAGAGTTAGCCCAAGCATTGGTTCGCAATCGCATCACTTTAGCCTTGTTTAATGCTTGTTGGGGGGCACAACCAGCCCAGCAAGGACAGAGGGCCATTGAACGTAGTAGCCTAGCTGAAGTGCTAATTCATCATGGGGTGCCGGCTGTGTTGGGGATGCGAGATGCGATCGCTGATCAGGAAGCCCTGAGTTTTATTCAAGCTTTTACTAAAGCCTTGACTCAAAGAATGTCTATCGATCAAGCCGTTAGAGTCGCCAGACAACAATTATTAACTGTCTATAAGTTTAATCAGCCGGCTTGGACATTACCCATTCTTTATATGCACCCAGAATTTGATGGAAAACTTTTGATCAAGATTGATGAAGGGATTACAGAATTACCCGTTACTCAAATTGATCTGACTCAAGAAACTTTCCCTATTGCTTATTTACGTTTGCTCAATAGAAAAGAACGAGTCAATCAGATTTATGGCGGGTTAATGAGAGTGGGAAGACATCAAGAAAATGATTTGGTGATTAAAGAACGGTGGGTCAGTCAGCGACACGCAGAAATAATTTGTCGTGAACTTAATTCTGGTTCTGGACATCAATATACTTATTATTTGAGAGATTTTTCTCGCTTTGGTACTTTTATTTATGATTTAAATAGTTGGCAGAGAGTTCATCATCAAGAGATTCCTTTAAGTTCAGGTGTTCAACTCAAATTTGGCAGTCTTAATGGCCAGATTTTTGAGTTTATTATTGAGTCTTTTAGTTATTCCGAGCCGCCAAAGGTTGATGAGTAA
- a CDS encoding YkvA family protein, whose product MKPIVQSFYNWYSQQIKHPKYRWFIILGTLLYLVSPVDISSDFIPIVGWLDDGVVLTLLTTEVSRLIIDNRQRRQELKNASPSDPTIEVKATKA is encoded by the coding sequence ATGAAACCCATAGTTCAAAGTTTTTATAATTGGTATTCACAACAAATTAAACATCCTAAATATCGCTGGTTCATTATTTTAGGAACCCTGCTTTATCTCGTGAGTCCTGTTGATATTTCTTCGGATTTTATTCCTATTGTAGGATGGCTAGATGATGGGGTTGTTCTAACACTATTAACCACTGAGGTATCCCGATTAATTATAGATAATCGCCAACGTCGTCAAGAACTCAAAAACGCATCCCCGTCAGACCCAACCATTGAAGTTAAAGCCACTAAAGCTTAA
- a CDS encoding NCS2 family permease → MKSLFTWIPQFFQFSENKTNFRTEILAGVTTFLTMAYILAVNPDILSNAIYLEQPKDLFGQLVIATAISSAIATLLMAFLANYPFALAPGMGLNAFFAFSVVIGLEISWKIALSAVFLEGIIFILLTFIDIRRQIVRAIPHCLKQAIATGIGLFIAYIALINGGIIVKSEVTITTLANFNQPTTLMAIAGIVISCAFVARRVTGALLWGILATAALGWILQISPFPASIMEIPPFPKDLFGQALIGFYDLNWQGLGDFLAVVFVFLFVDLFDTIGTLTGVGTQAGYIDDSGELPKTNPALMADAIGTTIGGLLGTSTIVAYIESASGISEGGRTGFTGVVVAILFLLSIFFIPLISAIPSYATVPALLIVGVLMAGNVRSIRWDDPGESIPSFLTILIMPLSYSIAEGLAVGFISYPLIKAFQGKMQEITLTMWILAAVFVLRFVLRALNLTS, encoded by the coding sequence ATGAAGAGTTTATTCACTTGGATTCCCCAATTTTTTCAGTTTTCTGAAAATAAAACCAATTTCCGTACAGAAATTTTGGCGGGTGTGACAACCTTTTTAACCATGGCCTATATCTTAGCGGTTAATCCTGATATTTTATCCAATGCTATTTATCTTGAACAACCTAAAGATTTATTTGGGCAATTAGTCATCGCCACTGCCATTTCTTCGGCTATCGCTACCCTTTTAATGGCCTTTCTGGCGAATTATCCCTTTGCCCTCGCCCCGGGAATGGGCTTAAATGCCTTTTTTGCGTTTTCTGTGGTTATTGGTTTAGAAATTAGCTGGAAAATTGCTTTAAGTGCTGTTTTTTTAGAAGGAATAATTTTTATACTACTGACTTTTATCGATATTCGCCGCCAAATTGTCAGGGCCATCCCTCATTGTCTTAAACAAGCAATTGCTACAGGAATTGGTTTATTTATCGCTTATATTGCCCTAATTAATGGCGGTATTATTGTTAAAAGTGAGGTAACCATTACTACCCTTGCTAACTTTAATCAGCCGACGACGTTAATGGCAATTGCAGGTATAGTCATTAGTTGTGCTTTTGTGGCGCGTCGCGTTACTGGGGCCTTACTCTGGGGAATTTTAGCCACAGCCGCATTAGGATGGATACTGCAAATTTCTCCCTTTCCTGCCTCTATTATGGAAATTCCTCCCTTTCCTAAAGATTTATTTGGACAAGCCTTAATCGGTTTTTATGACTTAAATTGGCAAGGTTTAGGAGATTTTTTGGCGGTAGTTTTCGTCTTTTTATTTGTGGATTTATTTGATACTATTGGGACTTTAACTGGAGTAGGAACACAAGCCGGCTATATTGATGATAGTGGAGAATTACCGAAAACTAACCCTGCTTTGATGGCTGATGCCATAGGAACGACCATCGGAGGATTGTTGGGAACTTCAACCATAGTGGCTTATATTGAATCAGCATCAGGTATTTCTGAAGGGGGTAGAACTGGGTTTACTGGGGTTGTGGTGGCTATTTTATTTCTGCTTTCTATTTTTTTTATTCCTCTGATTTCTGCCATTCCTTCTTATGCTACTGTGCCGGCTTTGTTAATTGTTGGTGTGTTGATGGCTGGAAATGTGCGTTCAATTCGTTGGGATGATCCGGGCGAGTCTATTCCTTCTTTTTTAACTATCTTAATTATGCCGTTAAGTTATTCCATTGCTGAAGGGTTGGCAGTAGGTTTTATTAGTTATCCCTTGATTAAAGCTTTTCAAGGAAAAATGCAAGAAATAACTCTAACCATGTGGATTTTAGCGGCAGTGTTTGTTTTACGGTTTGTGTTAAGGGCACTGAATCTGACGAGTTAA
- a CDS encoding DUF4384 domain-containing protein produces MYSNGYSKTGRYLFSTITNGITRLQAKFKSLLAARLVKLTLNTDSSRLNVIASLSPEGQNNQLIAEVFPIRGITEDEQKNRPIPNLTDSRHLPVGTPIQFQLTNNESSDLHVNILFIDQNGEITAIFPNNWAQSAAFVQVKAGRTIQIPQLDDPFQIVLQEPKGVVEVLIIASRDPLTKSLKTLQQIASRNGVERGTITISEPLEVINDLLEDFDAGSRDAYKGSVALRPRQVDTTKLAAMSMSFEIV; encoded by the coding sequence TTGTACTCCAATGGCTATTCAAAAACAGGGCGATATTTATTCTCAACGATAACAAATGGCATAACTCGTCTGCAAGCTAAATTCAAATCTCTTTTAGCCGCACGACTGGTAAAACTAACCCTCAATACAGATTCATCACGATTAAATGTTATCGCTTCTCTAAGTCCAGAAGGACAAAACAATCAATTAATTGCTGAAGTTTTTCCGATTCGAGGGATAACAGAAGATGAGCAAAAAAATAGACCTATTCCTAACCTGACTGACTCCCGTCATCTACCGGTGGGTACACCAATACAGTTTCAACTTACTAATAACGAATCTAGTGATCTTCATGTCAATATTCTTTTTATAGATCAAAATGGAGAAATAACCGCTATCTTTCCTAATAATTGGGCACAATCAGCCGCATTTGTCCAAGTCAAAGCCGGAAGAACTATTCAAATTCCTCAGTTAGATGATCCTTTCCAAATAGTCCTCCAAGAACCAAAGGGTGTGGTAGAGGTATTGATTATTGCTAGTAGAGACCCTCTGACAAAATCTCTGAAAACCTTACAACAAATAGCTTCAAGAAATGGAGTAGAGAGAGGAACTATAACCATTAGTGAACCTCTCGAAGTCATTAATGATTTATTAGAAGACTTTGATGCAGGTTCTAGAGATGCTTATAAAGGTTCTGTGGCCTTGCGTCCTCGTCAAGTGGACACCACAAAACTAGCGGCAATGTCAATGAGTTTCGAGATAGTTTGA
- a CDS encoding CHAT domain-containing protein: MKSKTFSLRVLLSLLTTFNLSCATLISDPQVSLSENGELAQMTQENKAKTLLEQGMQQLEAGDYQAAIQSFQEALILLRQQNDRQGEGQALKNLGNAYFWLGDYAKALDYGQKALDIARDIGDQDLEARALLNLGNLANELQEYPKANDYYQQSLNLAIKSKNRELQAKVLGSMGQSNYSQGHYDEAIKYLQESLKIAENLSDNKLQVNALIRLGRAYQEKKELTKAIDYYQQSLKIVRELNNPLQERIVLMALGLAYNESRDYDQAIEYSKQGVTIGREIKDPQGESESLYVLGLAYNGKGDYQKVVETYEQALVIVRQLNNPQREVEILNFLGVAYGALGEYLQQINYLKQALTLAKTFSESELEIKALWLLGQAHFNLGDYAAAIKYQKNRLELARKIEDFSQQIEALNGLGDIYYQLDDYEQAVKFYEQGLAISKNQEKYEKVLETLNNLGNVARQKNDYDKAIDYAQQSLDLARKIVNPYEEWKALISLGGTYKYLGDKKAIEYLQQSLAITKKFPTRGQEFLTLEYMGLAYRALGENEKAIEVYQKALVQARAINDRPAKGTILSHLGSAYFESGNLQEAEKILRESINILESIWKVLKKEDIYKISLFERQKDTYLELQQVLIAENKPNEALEISERGRARAYAERLAERLSDSSKTPLTIKAPTLRKIQEIAKQQKATLVEYTVNKNPSELYIWVIQPSGKIDFHRVDLQAKLNQTSLEQLVTDSRESMGVRGRGVEIVIRPGVVEKLNSNLKELHQVLIEPIANLLPSNAQDHVIFIPHSSLFLVPFAALKDNSDKYLIEKHTILTSPSIQVLDLTHKLATSRPQQSLSKDLSPEHILIVGNPTFSNQLQNNLYQLKSLPYAEEEAKKIAELLHTKALIGNEATKTAIIPKLTQARLIHLATHGLLDDFTGTGVPGAIALADQKTDNGLLTSLEILQLKLNADLVVLSACSTGGGRLTGDGVIGLSRSLITAGAKSIIVSLWSISDQSTATLMTEFYQQNQNNPDKAQALRAAMLKTMQQSSYSHPKYWAAFTLIGEAN, from the coding sequence ATGAAATCTAAAACTTTCAGTCTAAGGGTACTACTAAGTTTATTAACAACCTTCAATTTAAGTTGTGCAACATTAATTTCTGATCCGCAAGTAAGTTTGTCTGAAAATGGAGAATTGGCTCAAATGACTCAAGAGAATAAAGCTAAAACTCTTTTAGAACAAGGTATGCAGCAGTTAGAGGCAGGAGATTATCAAGCCGCTATTCAATCTTTTCAAGAAGCATTAATCTTGTTGCGGCAACAAAATGATCGCCAAGGAGAAGGACAGGCACTTAAAAATTTAGGTAATGCCTATTTTTGGCTTGGAGATTATGCTAAAGCTCTAGATTATGGACAGAAAGCTCTAGATATTGCTCGTGACATTGGGGATCAAGATTTAGAAGCTAGAGCCTTGCTAAATTTAGGAAATCTTGCTAATGAGTTACAAGAATATCCAAAGGCTAACGACTATTATCAACAAAGCTTGAATCTAGCTATAAAAAGCAAAAATCGAGAGTTACAAGCTAAAGTATTAGGTAGCATGGGACAGAGTAATTATAGCCAAGGTCATTATGACGAAGCTATTAAATATTTACAAGAAAGTTTAAAAATTGCAGAAAATTTAAGCGATAATAAATTACAAGTTAATGCTTTAATTAGATTAGGAAGAGCTTATCAAGAGAAAAAAGAGCTAACCAAAGCAATTGATTATTATCAACAGAGCCTAAAAATAGTTCGGGAGCTTAATAATCCTCTTCAGGAGCGTATAGTTTTAATGGCATTGGGTTTAGCTTATAATGAGAGCCGTGATTATGACCAAGCTATTGAGTATTCAAAACAGGGTGTAACCATTGGGCGAGAAATCAAAGATCCTCAAGGAGAATCTGAGTCTTTATATGTTTTAGGGCTTGCCTATAACGGAAAAGGAGATTACCAAAAAGTGGTAGAAACTTATGAGCAAGCTTTGGTGATTGTCAGACAATTAAACAATCCTCAACGAGAAGTAGAAATACTCAATTTTTTAGGCGTAGCCTACGGAGCTTTAGGTGAATATCTTCAACAAATTAACTATTTAAAACAGGCCTTAACTTTAGCTAAAACTTTTTCAGAGTCAGAATTAGAAATCAAGGCTTTATGGTTGTTAGGACAGGCTCATTTTAACTTGGGAGACTATGCCGCAGCCATTAAATATCAAAAAAATCGGCTAGAACTTGCGCGGAAAATCGAAGATTTTTCTCAACAAATAGAAGCCCTTAATGGTTTAGGAGATATTTATTACCAACTGGATGATTATGAGCAAGCGGTTAAATTTTACGAACAAGGTTTAGCCATTTCTAAAAATCAGGAAAAATATGAAAAAGTTTTAGAAACATTAAACAATCTTGGTAATGTTGCCCGACAAAAAAATGATTATGACAAAGCTATAGACTATGCACAACAAAGTCTCGATCTTGCTCGTAAAATTGTAAATCCTTATGAAGAATGGAAAGCTTTAATATCTCTTGGAGGAACTTATAAATATTTAGGAGATAAAAAGGCTATTGAATATCTTCAACAAAGTTTAGCGATTACCAAGAAATTTCCAACGCGAGGACAAGAATTTTTAACTTTAGAATACATGGGATTAGCTTACAGAGCTTTAGGAGAAAATGAGAAAGCCATAGAAGTATATCAAAAAGCACTTGTCCAAGCCAGAGCCATTAATGATCGTCCAGCAAAAGGGACTATTTTATCTCATCTTGGTTCAGCTTATTTTGAGTCAGGCAATCTTCAGGAAGCCGAGAAAATTTTACGCGAATCTATCAATATTTTAGAATCGATTTGGAAAGTTTTAAAAAAAGAAGATATTTACAAAATATCTCTTTTTGAAAGGCAAAAAGATACTTATTTAGAATTACAACAAGTTCTCATTGCTGAAAATAAACCCAACGAAGCTTTAGAAATTTCAGAACGAGGTCGAGCAAGAGCTTATGCAGAACGTCTAGCAGAACGTTTATCTGATTCTTCTAAAACTCCTTTAACTATTAAAGCACCCACTTTAAGAAAAATTCAAGAAATTGCTAAACAGCAAAAAGCAACCCTAGTAGAATATACTGTTAATAAAAATCCTTCTGAACTCTATATCTGGGTTATTCAACCATCTGGAAAAATTGATTTTCATCGAGTTGATTTACAAGCCAAACTCAACCAAACTTCACTAGAACAATTGGTAACTGATAGCCGTGAATCTATGGGGGTTAGAGGTCGAGGAGTTGAAATCGTTATTCGACCAGGGGTTGTTGAAAAGTTAAACTCAAACCTCAAAGAACTTCATCAAGTGTTAATAGAACCTATTGCAAATTTATTGCCCAGTAATGCCCAAGATCATGTAATTTTTATTCCCCATAGCTCTCTATTCTTAGTTCCGTTTGCGGCTTTAAAGGATAATTCAGACAAATATCTCATAGAAAAACACACTATCCTGACATCTCCTTCGATTCAGGTACTTGATTTAACCCATAAACTTGCTACCTCCAGACCTCAACAATCTTTATCCAAGGATCTTTCTCCTGAGCATATTTTAATTGTCGGAAATCCAACTTTTTCTAATCAATTACAAAACAATCTTTATCAATTAAAATCTCTACCCTATGCAGAAGAAGAGGCTAAAAAAATTGCTGAACTTCTCCATACTAAAGCTTTAATCGGAAATGAAGCGACTAAAACAGCTATTATCCCCAAACTTACTCAAGCGCGGCTAATTCATTTAGCAACTCATGGCTTATTAGATGACTTTACGGGAACAGGTGTTCCAGGTGCGATCGCTTTAGCCGATCAAAAAACAGATAACGGCTTACTAACTTCTCTAGAAATTCTACAACTTAAACTCAATGCTGATTTAGTCGTTTTAAGTGCTTGTAGTACAGGAGGAGGAAGACTCACAGGAGATGGTGTCATTGGTTTATCCCGTTCTTTAATTACCGCAGGTGCAAAGAGTATTATTGTTTCTTTGTGGTCTATTTCCGATCAGTCTACTGCTACCTTAATGACGGAATTTTATCAACAAAATCAAAACAATCCAGATAAAGCCCAAGCTTTACGGGCGGCCATGCTAAAGACTATGCAACAGTCTTCATATTCTCACCCGAAATACTGGGCGGCATTTACTCTGATCGGTGAAGCTAATTGA
- a CDS encoding ABC transporter substrate-binding protein: MQRLYSQFIGFVLVVLITCSCVSFNIPSQSQTKQRIEGRILVWYSLEGKTAELAQQSLDDYTRIYPNVKIVSEYVPEAQLSDLFIKQVKNGLGPDILFSNYGIIPQLVQEGVIEDLTDANIDVSSYFPSSLNQVRYQGRLYGLPTSLLTQVLCYNKDKVKSPATTLDGLLQQAKTGYSVGIFSNFAATFWGAKIFGGKLFDEQNRVILDGGGWAKWMEWLKQAQNEPNMIFSDNVIALREAFSQGNLAYVVCDSQTITQYFDIFGREGLGVAVLPGDGEQSAGPLIYARVMVFNAVSSASQKELALQVAQFINNTDQMKKRLIALEASFIPVNKNVNINNRLFPIQAVLNKQAKTAVFISLDNIELTEKLFVQGERLYQKVMVGDLSSTEAASQLSTEMKMRQEKL, encoded by the coding sequence TTGCAGCGTTTGTACAGTCAATTCATCGGATTTGTTTTAGTTGTATTAATTACTTGTAGTTGTGTTTCTTTTAATATACCCTCTCAATCTCAGACAAAACAACGGATTGAAGGACGCATTTTAGTTTGGTACTCTCTAGAAGGCAAAACAGCAGAACTCGCTCAACAGAGTTTGGATGATTACACTCGTATTTATCCCAATGTCAAGATTGTTAGTGAATATGTCCCAGAAGCACAGTTATCTGATTTATTTATTAAACAAGTTAAAAATGGTCTAGGTCCCGATATTTTATTTAGTAATTATGGGATCATTCCTCAATTAGTTCAAGAAGGAGTGATCGAGGATTTAACTGATGCCAATATAGACGTTTCTTCTTATTTTCCTTCTTCTCTTAATCAAGTGCGCTATCAAGGCCGACTTTATGGTTTGCCTACGAGTCTTCTGACTCAGGTTCTTTGTTATAACAAAGATAAGGTTAAATCTCCGGCGACAACTTTAGATGGACTTCTTCAACAAGCTAAAACCGGTTATTCTGTCGGGATTTTTTCCAATTTTGCCGCTACTTTTTGGGGAGCAAAAATATTTGGTGGCAAACTGTTTGATGAGCAAAACCGGGTTATTCTAGATGGTGGCGGCTGGGCTAAGTGGATGGAATGGCTTAAACAAGCTCAAAACGAGCCGAATATGATTTTTAGTGACAATGTAATAGCCCTCAGAGAAGCTTTTAGCCAAGGAAACTTAGCTTATGTAGTTTGTGATTCTCAGACGATCACTCAATATTTTGATATTTTTGGGCGAGAAGGCCTTGGAGTAGCGGTTTTACCCGGAGATGGAGAACAAAGTGCCGGCCCTCTTATTTATGCTCGGGTTATGGTGTTTAACGCCGTCTCTAGTGCTAGTCAAAAAGAACTCGCTTTGCAAGTCGCTCAGTTTATCAATAATACTGACCAAATGAAAAAACGATTAATTGCTTTAGAAGCGTCATTTATACCGGTGAATAAAAATGTCAACATTAATAACCGTTTGTTTCCTATACAAGCGGTGTTGAATAAGCAGGCAAAAACGGCGGTGTTTATTTCTTTAGATAATATTGAATTGACTGAAAAACTTTTTGTGCAAGGAGAGCGACTGTATCAAAAGGTGATGGTCGGCGATCTTTCTTCAACTGAAGCCGCCTCTCAACTGTCTACTGAGATGAAAATGCGACAAGAAAAGTTATGA
- a CDS encoding Uma2 family endonuclease, with product MSTEAAQEILSQSSAVEWNPPMPPTDLIFDDGEPLESNRHRIGMNVLIRSMLTVMNGRTDYFVGGNMFIYFSSQQARNRDFRGPDFFVVLNVDGIKDRQGWVVWEEEGRYPDVIIELMSPSTAAADTGLKKTIYEQTFRTPDYFVFDPFDPNSLRGWHLNNHQRYQELTPNEQGWLWCQCLELWLGTWEGEIERNSAPWLRFYDPQGNLVLLPEEVAKQQAETERQRAEAAQQQLETAQQQGIKQGTLRQLLRLLRGRFGEINPEIESRLEQLEVLQLENLIDGVLSAVSLEEFYQQLPEQR from the coding sequence ATGTCAACTGAAGCCGCACAGGAAATCCTATCACAATCTTCAGCAGTGGAATGGAATCCCCCCATGCCACCAACAGACTTAATTTTTGATGATGGAGAACCTTTGGAAAGTAACCGCCATCGTATCGGGATGAATGTCCTCATTCGGTCAATGTTAACCGTAATGAACGGTAGAACTGATTATTTTGTTGGGGGCAATATGTTTATCTACTTTAGCAGCCAACAAGCCAGAAATCGGGATTTTCGGGGGCCTGATTTTTTTGTGGTGTTAAATGTAGATGGAATAAAAGATAGACAGGGATGGGTTGTCTGGGAAGAAGAGGGACGTTATCCTGATGTGATTATTGAATTAATGTCTCCTTCTACTGCTGCGGCAGATACCGGACTTAAAAAAACCATTTATGAGCAAACCTTTCGTACTCCAGATTACTTTGTCTTTGACCCCTTTGATCCTAATTCTTTGCGGGGATGGCATTTGAATAATCATCAACGCTATCAAGAACTTACCCCCAATGAACAAGGATGGTTATGGTGTCAATGTTTGGAATTATGGCTAGGCACCTGGGAGGGAGAAATAGAAAGAAACTCCGCCCCTTGGTTAAGGTTTTATGACCCACAGGGCAATTTAGTGTTATTACCCGAGGAAGTCGCCAAACAACAAGCCGAAACTGAACGCCAACGCGCCGAAGCGGCACAACAACAACTAGAAACTGCCCAACAGCAAGGCATAAAACAAGGTACTCTCAGACAGTTATTACGTTTATTAAGGGGGCGTTTTGGGGAAATCAATCCAGAAATTGAGTCTCGTTTAGAACAATTGGAGGTTTTACAGTTAGAAAATTTAATCGATGGGGTGTTATCAGCAGTTTCTTTAGAAGAGTTTTATCAGCAGCTACCTGAACAAAGATAA
- a CDS encoding mechanosensitive ion channel family protein, translating to MSNEVDLSFLINQIDKLIIFLERPPVQIQLLMIAISIFGSKLFSQWVLLRIKKKFPHLNRLTWRKAKRYPRVLGLILIRYLLTSVFCLIFLKLFQYLFFEQNWTAGIFKTALEILWVYFFYRVFLMVLYNIFWIPRINQYRAQFFAPLFFLFVGKKIIALISDTQPLSQVVIVKLFGSPITIGAIFISTVGLYLWIKTVDILQHFLLKCLSAGSDMEPGAVQASLILLRYFLMALGIVFIFGYVGFNPTAFAAITGGLSVGIGFGLKEVFSNFISGIVLLFEGTLKPGDIIEIGGESSEVKKLSFRSTTVRVFKDNSEKIIPNQNFFTQDFTTFTGSNRLVRRSLKVSTSYDCDPQKVINLLLQIAAQHPRILQEPPPLAFFVNFGDSSLNFEISFWLDDPLIGKTVASEIGCKIWKTFAESKIEIPYPQRDLHIRSWDDSLNFLPQNSKSSTP from the coding sequence ATGTCTAATGAAGTCGATTTAAGCTTTCTTATCAACCAGATCGATAAATTGATTATTTTTTTAGAACGTCCTCCTGTCCAAATTCAATTGCTGATGATCGCGATATCGATTTTTGGCTCAAAATTGTTTTCTCAATGGGTTTTGTTGCGGATAAAAAAAAAATTTCCTCATCTTAACCGCTTAACTTGGCGAAAGGCGAAGCGATATCCTCGAGTCTTGGGATTAATATTAATTCGGTATTTGCTGACTTCAGTTTTCTGTTTAATTTTTCTTAAATTGTTTCAATATTTATTTTTTGAGCAAAATTGGACGGCAGGAATTTTTAAGACAGCTTTAGAGATTTTGTGGGTTTACTTTTTCTATCGTGTTTTTTTGATGGTATTATATAATATTTTTTGGATTCCTCGTATTAATCAATACCGCGCTCAATTTTTTGCTCCTTTATTTTTTTTATTTGTTGGCAAAAAAATTATTGCTCTGATTAGTGATACCCAACCCTTATCTCAAGTGGTTATTGTTAAATTATTTGGGAGTCCCATTACGATAGGAGCAATTTTTATCAGTACCGTCGGCTTGTATCTCTGGATTAAAACGGTTGATATTTTACAGCATTTCCTTTTAAAATGCCTTTCGGCTGGCAGCGATATGGAACCCGGAGCCGTGCAAGCTTCTTTAATTTTACTGCGTTATTTTTTGATGGCTTTAGGCATTGTTTTTATTTTTGGTTATGTCGGATTTAATCCCACTGCTTTTGCTGCTATTACTGGGGGTTTATCTGTGGGAATTGGCTTTGGCTTAAAAGAGGTTTTTAGTAACTTTATCAGTGGCATTGTTTTATTATTTGAAGGAACTTTAAAGCCCGGAGATATTATTGAAATTGGTGGCGAATCAAGTGAGGTAAAAAAGCTGAGTTTTCGGTCTACGACTGTACGAGTTTTTAAAGATAACTCTGAAAAAATTATTCCTAACCAAAACTTTTTTACCCAAGACTTCACCACTTTTACAGGCAGTAATCGTTTAGTACGCCGTTCCCTAAAGGTTAGTACAAGTTATGATTGTGACCCTCAAAAAGTAATAAACTTATTATTACAAATTGCGGCTCAACATCCGCGAATTCTACAAGAACCACCCCCCTTAGCTTTTTTTGTCAATTTTGGTGATTCTAGTTTAAATTTTGAGATAAGTTTTTGGCTTGATGACCCTTTGATTGGTAAAACTGTAGCTAGTGAAATTGGCTGTAAAATTTGGAAAACTTTTGCTGAATCTAAAATAGAGATTCCTTATCCTCAAAGGGATTTACATATTCGTTCATGGGATGATTCTCTGAATTTTTTGCCTCAAAATTCTAAATCATCCACCCCTTAA